The following proteins are encoded in a genomic region of Roseisolibacter agri:
- a CDS encoding undecaprenyl-diphosphate phosphatase — MTLLHALILGIVEGITEFLPISSTAHMILTAELLRLEDSPFVKSFEIIVQLGAILAVVLLYWRRLLDFKLLTKAAVAFLPTGIVGLTVYKIVKGYLLGNVRVVLASLLVGGIVLVLFDRRWRDDEREPDLDAITYGQALAIGLCQCLAMIPGVSRSAATIVGGTLLGVPKRTIVDFSFILAIPTMAAATGYDLLKSYGDLAGHGPELAMGFVVSFITALLAVKTFLAFLKGRGFAPYGWYRIVLAVAFFFVFVR, encoded by the coding sequence ATGACGCTCCTGCACGCGCTCATCCTCGGCATCGTCGAGGGCATCACCGAGTTCCTGCCGATCTCCTCGACGGCGCACATGATCCTCACGGCGGAGCTGCTGCGCCTCGAGGACAGCCCGTTCGTGAAGAGCTTCGAGATCATCGTGCAGCTCGGGGCGATCCTCGCCGTCGTGCTGCTCTACTGGCGCCGGCTGCTGGACTTCAAGCTGCTGACGAAGGCGGCGGTGGCGTTCCTGCCGACCGGGATCGTCGGCCTCACGGTCTACAAGATCGTGAAGGGCTACCTGCTCGGGAACGTGCGCGTCGTGCTCGCGTCGCTGCTGGTCGGCGGCATCGTGCTCGTGCTGTTCGACCGGCGGTGGCGCGACGACGAGCGCGAGCCCGACCTGGACGCGATCACCTACGGGCAGGCGCTGGCGATCGGCCTGTGCCAGTGCCTGGCGATGATCCCGGGCGTCTCGCGCTCCGCGGCCACGATCGTCGGCGGGACGCTGCTCGGCGTGCCGAAGCGCACCATCGTCGACTTCTCGTTCATCCTCGCCATCCCGACGATGGCGGCGGCGACCGGCTACGACCTGCTGAAGAGCTACGGCGACCTGGCCGGCCATGGTCCCGAGCTCGCGATGGGCTTCGTCGTCAGCTTCATCACCGCGCTGCTGGCGGTGAAGACGTTCCTCGCCTTCCTGAAGGGGCGCGGCTTCGCGCCGTACGGCTGGTACCGCATCGTGCTCGCCGTGGCCTTCTTCTTCGTGTTCGTGCGCTGA
- the groES gene encoding co-chaperone GroES yields the protein MATKNAVAVKPLADRVVVRALEETEQMRGGLYIPDTAKEKPQQGEIIAVGPGKFDDKGNRVPMDVKVGDKVLYGKYSGTEVTLDNEQYLILREADVLAIVG from the coding sequence ATGGCCACCAAGAACGCCGTCGCCGTGAAGCCCCTGGCCGATCGGGTCGTCGTCCGCGCGCTCGAGGAGACCGAGCAGATGCGCGGCGGGCTGTACATCCCCGACACGGCGAAGGAGAAGCCGCAGCAGGGGGAGATCATCGCCGTCGGCCCCGGCAAGTTCGACGACAAGGGCAACCGCGTGCCGATGGACGTGAAGGTCGGCGACAAGGTGCTCTACGGGAAGTACAGCGGCACCGAGGTCACGCTCGACAACGAGCAGTACCTCATCCTCCGCGAGGCGGACGTCCTCGCGATCGTCGGCTGA
- a CDS encoding VWA domain-containing protein, translated as MKDFLDRIPSTLSFGGLDFAAPWVLLALLLLPLLWWWRRRRRRGAIVFSRAGVLARGPRAGQGVVRALSALRLIALALCIVALARPRTGARAETSLTEGIDIVIAFDISSSMLAEDFQPNNRLEVAKARIKEFVTNRQSDRIAIVPFAAEALTQVPLTTDYPVVLAAVDAIQSGQLEDGTAIGTAIVTAANRLRSAPGRSRVMILMTDGESNRGAIDPRTAAQAAAQFGIRIYTIGVGTEGMAPVPVGRGLYGLRYENRPVKIDEVLLTDVARTTGGRYFRARDAQALQRIYEQIDRLERTPVKSRTYVRFTEEYRWPLGVALGALALELLLLAWRGPLP; from the coding sequence ATGAAGGACTTCCTGGACCGCATCCCCTCGACGCTCTCGTTCGGGGGGCTCGACTTCGCGGCGCCGTGGGTGCTGCTCGCGCTCCTGCTGCTGCCGCTGCTCTGGTGGTGGCGCCGGCGCCGCCGGCGCGGGGCGATCGTCTTCTCGCGCGCGGGCGTGCTCGCGCGTGGCCCGCGCGCGGGGCAGGGCGTCGTGCGCGCGCTCTCGGCGCTGCGGCTGATCGCGCTCGCGCTGTGCATCGTCGCGCTCGCGCGGCCGCGCACCGGCGCGCGCGCCGAGACGTCGCTCACCGAGGGCATCGACATCGTCATCGCATTCGACATCTCCAGCTCGATGCTCGCGGAGGACTTCCAGCCCAACAACCGGCTGGAGGTCGCGAAGGCGCGCATCAAGGAGTTCGTCACCAATCGGCAGTCCGACCGGATCGCCATCGTGCCGTTCGCGGCGGAGGCGCTGACGCAGGTCCCGCTCACGACGGACTACCCGGTCGTGCTGGCGGCGGTCGACGCGATCCAGTCGGGACAGCTGGAGGACGGCACGGCGATCGGCACCGCGATCGTCACCGCCGCGAACCGGCTGCGCAGCGCGCCAGGCCGCTCGCGCGTGATGATCCTCATGACCGACGGCGAGAGCAACCGCGGCGCGATCGATCCGCGCACGGCCGCGCAGGCGGCGGCGCAGTTCGGGATCCGCATCTACACGATCGGCGTCGGCACCGAGGGGATGGCGCCCGTGCCGGTGGGCCGCGGGCTGTACGGGCTGCGCTACGAGAACCGCCCGGTGAAGATCGACGAGGTGCTGCTCACGGACGTCGCGCGCACCACGGGCGGCCGCTACTTCCGCGCGCGCGACGCGCAGGCGCTGCAGCGCATCTACGAGCAGATCGACCGGCTGGAGCGCACGCCGGTGAAGTCCCGCACCTACGTCCGCTTCACCGAGGAGTACCGCTGGCCGCTGGGCGTCGCGCTGGGCGCGCTCGCGCTGGAGCTGCTGCTGCTCGCGTGGCGAGGGCCGCTGCCATGA
- a CDS encoding DUF58 domain-containing protein — protein sequence MLRRRRARAETAGAASAAAVPADAASDRARSAARVLGRRESAAEGPGPTPANGSAARAESSAPTVPPEVLRQVRFIELRTRGPVNSLFAGEYKSVFKGQGMEFAEVREYQPGDEVRAIDWNVTARMRRPFVRQYEEERELTVMLAVDLSGSERFGTARRFKSELATELAAVLALAAVRNNDRVGLVLFTDRVEHVVRPRKGRRHALRLLRDLLVTEPAGTGTSVAAAADYLGRLLSHKAIVFIVSDFEDPALERPLKRLALRHDVVAVTVEDPGELTLPDVGLARFVDPETGEEVDVDTSDARVRAAFDAEVQKDREARQRLLRRLAIDEVPVRTDAGYVEPLLKFFRARETRAQR from the coding sequence ATGCTGCGCCGCCGCCGCGCACGCGCCGAGACCGCGGGCGCCGCGTCGGCGGCGGCCGTGCCGGCGGACGCGGCGTCTGACCGCGCCCGTTCGGCCGCGCGCGTGCTGGGGCGCCGTGAGTCGGCGGCCGAGGGTCCCGGGCCCACGCCCGCGAACGGGAGCGCCGCCCGCGCCGAGAGCTCCGCGCCCACCGTGCCGCCCGAGGTGCTGCGGCAGGTGCGCTTCATCGAGCTGCGCACGCGCGGGCCCGTCAACTCGCTGTTCGCGGGCGAGTACAAGTCGGTGTTCAAGGGGCAGGGGATGGAGTTCGCGGAGGTGCGCGAGTACCAGCCCGGCGACGAGGTGCGCGCGATCGACTGGAACGTCACCGCGCGCATGCGGCGGCCGTTCGTGCGCCAGTACGAGGAGGAGCGCGAGCTGACGGTGATGCTCGCGGTCGATCTCTCCGGCTCCGAGCGCTTCGGCACCGCGCGCCGCTTCAAGAGCGAGCTGGCCACCGAGCTGGCCGCGGTGCTGGCGCTGGCCGCGGTGCGCAACAACGACCGCGTGGGGCTGGTGCTGTTCACCGACCGCGTGGAGCACGTCGTGCGGCCGCGGAAGGGGCGCCGTCACGCGCTCCGCCTGCTGCGCGACCTGCTGGTGACCGAGCCCGCGGGCACGGGCACGAGCGTCGCGGCGGCCGCAGACTACCTCGGACGCCTGCTGTCGCACAAGGCGATCGTCTTCATCGTCTCGGACTTCGAGGACCCCGCGCTTGAGCGTCCGCTAAAGCGGCTCGCGCTGCGGCACGACGTCGTCGCGGTGACGGTCGAGGATCCCGGCGAGCTGACGCTGCCCGACGTCGGCCTGGCGCGCTTCGTCGACCCGGAGACGGGGGAGGAGGTGGACGTCGACACGAGCGATGCGCGCGTGCGCGCCGCCTTCGACGCGGAGGTGCAGAAGGACCGCGAGGCGCGCCAGCGGCTGCTGCGCCGCCTCGCGATCGACGAGGTGCCGGTGCGCACGGACGCCGGCTACGTCGAGCCGCTACTCAAGTTCTTCCGCGCGCGGGAGACGCGCGCGCAGCGGTGA
- a CDS encoding AAA family ATPase, with product MQGVVRQVARRVVGQEYMVERLLIGLLTGGHVLLEGVPGLAKTLTVRTLAETISTSFQRIQFTPDLLPADVVGTQVFDQATGQFSVKKGPIFANVILADEINRAPAKVQSALLEAMQEKQVTIGGQTFKLAEPFLVLATQNPIEQEGTYPLPEAQLDRFMLKLRVGYPTRDEEKEIMRRMAGGEPITITPTATPDEILEARRRIAELYMDERIVDYIVEIVHATRAPAEAGLGDVAPLIEFGASPRATIALAQASRAHAFLRGRTFVTPDDVKAIAPDVLRHRVLTSFEADAEEVTSDDIVARVLERVESP from the coding sequence GTGCAGGGAGTGGTGCGGCAGGTGGCCCGGCGCGTAGTCGGGCAGGAGTACATGGTCGAGCGGCTGCTCATCGGCCTGCTGACCGGCGGCCACGTGCTGCTCGAGGGCGTACCGGGCCTCGCGAAGACGCTGACGGTGCGCACGCTGGCGGAGACCATCAGCACCAGCTTCCAGCGCATCCAGTTCACGCCCGACCTCCTGCCCGCCGACGTCGTCGGCACGCAGGTGTTCGACCAGGCGACGGGCCAGTTCTCGGTGAAGAAGGGGCCCATCTTCGCCAACGTCATCCTCGCCGACGAGATCAACCGCGCGCCCGCCAAGGTGCAGTCGGCGCTGCTGGAGGCGATGCAGGAGAAGCAGGTCACGATCGGCGGCCAGACGTTCAAGCTCGCCGAGCCGTTCCTCGTGCTGGCGACGCAGAACCCGATCGAGCAGGAGGGGACGTATCCGCTCCCCGAGGCCCAGCTCGACCGCTTCATGCTGAAGCTCCGCGTGGGCTACCCGACGCGCGACGAGGAGAAGGAGATCATGCGGCGCATGGCGGGCGGCGAGCCGATCACGATCACGCCGACCGCGACGCCCGACGAGATCCTCGAGGCGCGCCGCCGCATCGCGGAGCTGTACATGGACGAGCGCATCGTCGACTACATCGTCGAGATCGTGCACGCCACGCGCGCGCCCGCCGAGGCGGGGCTCGGCGACGTCGCGCCGCTGATCGAGTTCGGCGCCAGCCCGCGCGCCACGATCGCGCTCGCGCAGGCGTCGCGCGCGCACGCCTTCCTGCGCGGCCGCACCTTCGTGACGCCTGACGACGTGAAGGCGATCGCGCCCGACGTGCTGCGGCACCGCGTGCTCACCTCCTTCGAGGCCGACGCCGAGGAGGTGACGAGCGACGACATCGTCGCGCGGGTGCTGGAGCGGGTGGAGAGCCCGTGA
- a CDS encoding biotin--[acetyl-CoA-carboxylase] ligase, with translation MDRATDRYDGVLAETLAGDLGIPRVVAFERVGSTMDVAHALAAEGAPAGTLVIADAQTGGRGRAGRRWVSAPGAGIWMTLLERPADASALEVLSLRLGLAAAVAVQPFADDAVQVKWPNDLQIARRKLAGVLVEARWRDAQPEWVAVGVGLNVVPPADLPETSGLRAHVARLAVLSALVPALREAAATRGGLSPEELAAYAARDALAGRRIVAPVAGIVRGVAPSGELRVTATDGAEHRLRQATITLAD, from the coding sequence GTGGACCGCGCGACCGATCGCTACGACGGCGTCCTCGCCGAGACGCTCGCGGGCGATCTGGGCATCCCGCGCGTCGTCGCATTCGAGCGCGTGGGCTCGACGATGGACGTCGCCCACGCGCTCGCGGCCGAGGGCGCGCCGGCGGGCACGCTCGTCATCGCGGACGCGCAGACCGGCGGGCGCGGTCGCGCGGGGCGCCGCTGGGTGTCGGCACCCGGCGCCGGCATCTGGATGACGCTGCTGGAGCGGCCCGCCGACGCGAGCGCGCTGGAGGTGCTCTCGCTCCGCCTCGGGCTCGCGGCCGCGGTCGCCGTGCAACCCTTCGCGGACGACGCGGTGCAGGTGAAGTGGCCGAACGACCTCCAGATCGCGCGGCGGAAGCTGGCGGGCGTGCTGGTGGAGGCGCGCTGGCGCGACGCGCAGCCGGAGTGGGTCGCCGTCGGCGTCGGGCTGAACGTGGTCCCACCCGCCGACCTCCCGGAGACGAGCGGACTGCGCGCGCACGTGGCGCGGCTGGCGGTGCTCTCGGCGCTCGTCCCGGCGCTGCGCGAGGCCGCGGCGACGCGCGGGGGCCTCTCGCCCGAGGAGCTGGCGGCCTACGCCGCGCGCGATGCCCTGGCGGGCCGGCGGATCGTGGCCCCGGTGGCCGGCATCGTGCGCGGGGTCGCGCCCTCCGGTGAGCTGCGGGTGACCGCCACCGACGGCGCCGAGCACCGGTTGCGGCAGGCGACGATCACGCTCGCGGACTGA
- a CDS encoding VWA domain-containing protein has translation MDASWIRYFQAPWLLPAALLLPALVVVLLTVWSRRRKVRAARLGEEALIARLAPDVADTRVRWRIVRLGLAALLAGIALAGPRWGLARNVVHSSGIDVVLALDASLSMLAQDERPSRLDRLKQEVRRLRALSTGDRTALIAFAGRSYILTPLTTDQGALALFLDNLDPSVVGQAGSSLARAIRQATDLLQVGKSGSDRAIVLMSDGEAFEPMEDVQAAAREAAEAGISLVTVGFGSTTGSTIPVREGNSVSEKRDSEGAIVVTRYSPTLLAAAAQAARGTFIPAEATDKAARVRAALSGLRAQRRSLDAGEDLVPRFQWFLAPALLLLVLDTVLGARRPRSVPSRAALRRLMPAMRHAPPHATAPRAAKASAVLAAAWLPLVAAASAVLVGACATPNPLAGRDADQALLAYRRGDVAAALATYRERAQRGSPLARYNLGTALLASDSLDASRAPLDEARRARDPELRWRAHFNLGLAHLEKGLAMQGDSARSDLDAALALYKRALIARPRDMEAKWNYELALRKKQEQSGGGGGGGGGGGQSDSQGSPPPDAPPQQQPKPAGGLGQRQAEELLNAAARDERDVQGRRQKQNPPPPPPGGKDW, from the coding sequence ATGGACGCGAGCTGGATCCGCTACTTCCAGGCGCCGTGGCTGCTGCCGGCGGCGCTGCTGCTGCCCGCGCTCGTCGTCGTGCTGCTGACCGTCTGGTCGCGCCGGCGGAAGGTGCGCGCGGCGCGGCTGGGCGAGGAGGCGCTGATCGCGCGCCTCGCGCCCGACGTCGCCGACACGCGCGTGCGCTGGCGCATCGTGCGCCTCGGGCTGGCGGCGCTGCTGGCGGGCATCGCGCTCGCGGGGCCGCGCTGGGGGCTCGCACGCAACGTCGTGCACTCGTCGGGGATCGACGTCGTGCTCGCGCTCGACGCGTCGCTGTCGATGCTGGCGCAGGACGAGCGGCCGAGCCGTCTCGATCGCCTGAAGCAGGAGGTGCGGCGGCTGCGCGCGCTGTCGACGGGCGACCGCACGGCGCTCATCGCGTTCGCGGGGCGCAGCTACATCCTCACGCCGCTGACGACGGACCAGGGCGCGCTCGCGCTCTTCCTCGACAACCTCGATCCGTCGGTCGTGGGGCAGGCGGGCAGCTCGCTGGCCCGCGCCATCCGGCAGGCGACCGACCTGCTGCAGGTGGGCAAGTCGGGGAGCGACCGCGCGATCGTGCTCATGAGTGACGGCGAGGCGTTCGAGCCGATGGAGGACGTGCAGGCCGCCGCGCGCGAGGCCGCGGAGGCGGGCATCAGCCTCGTGACGGTGGGTTTCGGCTCGACGACGGGCTCGACGATCCCGGTGCGCGAGGGGAACAGCGTGAGCGAGAAGCGCGACAGCGAGGGCGCGATCGTCGTCACGCGCTACTCGCCGACGCTGCTGGCGGCCGCCGCGCAGGCGGCGCGTGGCACCTTCATCCCGGCCGAGGCGACCGACAAGGCGGCGCGCGTGCGCGCGGCGCTGTCGGGGCTGCGCGCGCAGCGGCGGTCGCTGGACGCGGGCGAGGACCTGGTGCCGCGCTTCCAGTGGTTCCTCGCGCCCGCGCTCCTGCTCCTCGTGCTCGACACGGTGCTCGGCGCGCGCCGTCCGCGCAGCGTGCCGTCGCGCGCTGCGCTCCGCCGCCTGATGCCGGCGATGCGCCACGCGCCGCCACACGCCACCGCGCCGCGCGCCGCGAAGGCGTCCGCGGTCCTCGCGGCCGCATGGCTGCCGCTGGTCGCCGCCGCCTCGGCGGTTCTCGTGGGCGCGTGCGCGACGCCGAATCCGCTAGCCGGCAGGGACGCCGACCAGGCGCTGCTCGCGTACCGCCGCGGCGACGTGGCCGCCGCGCTCGCGACGTATCGCGAGCGGGCGCAGCGCGGGTCGCCGCTGGCGCGCTACAACCTCGGGACGGCGCTGCTCGCATCCGACTCGCTCGATGCGTCGCGCGCGCCGCTGGACGAGGCGCGGCGTGCGCGCGATCCCGAGCTGCGCTGGCGCGCGCACTTCAACCTCGGCCTCGCGCACCTGGAGAAGGGGCTCGCGATGCAGGGCGACAGCGCGCGCAGCGACCTCGATGCCGCGCTCGCGCTCTACAAGCGGGCGCTCATCGCGCGGCCGCGGGACATGGAGGCCAAGTGGAACTACGAGCTCGCGCTGCGGAAGAAGCAGGAGCAGAGCGGCGGCGGAGGCGGCGGAGGCGGCGGAGGCGGCCAGTCCGATTCGCAGGGAAGCCCGCCGCCCGATGCGCCCCCGCAGCAGCAGCCGAAGCCGGCGGGCGGCCTTGGGCAGCGGCAGGCCGAGGAGCTGCTGAACGCCGCCGCCCGCGACGAGCGCGACGTGCAGGGGCGCCGCCAGAAGCAGAATCCGCCCCCGCCGCCGCCCGGCGGGAAGGACTGGTGA
- the mutL gene encoding DNA mismatch repair endonuclease MutL produces the protein MTRIAVLPPAVADQIAAGEVVERPASVVKELVENALDAGATAVDVTVEEGGRALIRVSDDGGGMGREDAVLALARHATSKIRSAEELVGVASFGFRGEALPAICSVSQLELVTAPGDGAGTRVRAAAGSVQEVEEAARRRGTTVSVARLFYNTPARQKFLRSARSEWRAINDVLVVMALTRRDVRLNATHDGKPGLTLPAAPSLRARLGAVYGARYADELLDVEDVAGAVGVTGLVERPGDVGTSGRRVFLSVNGRAVRDNGLVRAAEAAYRSTIPAGLRPSLFLDVVLPAAELDVNVHPAKAEVRFGDRWNVERAVERAVRRALGTLDSAADVGGRGWFAGGLMPRTAPAHNPWEASGRDLSALNISATPEVGLFATERASADAHDPRAFDGAPDGAPPLPWETPEVAPAAPRDAAADEVSVPPLVQLRRTYMMFERDEGVVLIDQHSAHERVLYERFLGAMASGQSPSQRLLFPLTLHLSPAQADAFEANRDALTKLGYEVEPFGGGSLLVHAVPTPHPRFDAERCLRDTLDALTGDRHASTHARHERLAATVACKAAVKAGDALSPDEMRALFVALARTTLPAHDVHGRATIVHLGWDELERRFGRA, from the coding sequence GTGACCCGCATCGCCGTCCTTCCGCCAGCGGTTGCCGACCAGATCGCCGCCGGCGAGGTGGTCGAGCGGCCCGCGTCCGTCGTCAAGGAGCTCGTCGAGAACGCGCTGGATGCCGGCGCCACCGCGGTCGACGTCACCGTCGAGGAGGGCGGGCGCGCGCTGATCCGCGTCAGCGACGACGGCGGCGGGATGGGCCGCGAAGACGCCGTGCTCGCGCTCGCGCGCCACGCGACCTCCAAGATCCGCAGCGCCGAGGAGCTGGTGGGCGTCGCGAGCTTCGGCTTCCGTGGCGAGGCGCTGCCGGCCATCTGCTCGGTGTCGCAGCTGGAGCTGGTGACGGCGCCCGGCGACGGGGCGGGGACGCGCGTGCGCGCCGCCGCGGGCAGCGTGCAGGAGGTCGAGGAGGCGGCGCGCCGGCGCGGCACCACGGTGAGCGTCGCGCGGCTGTTCTACAACACGCCGGCGCGGCAGAAATTCCTGCGCAGCGCGCGCAGCGAGTGGCGTGCGATCAACGACGTGCTGGTCGTGATGGCGCTCACGCGCCGCGACGTGCGCCTCAACGCGACGCACGACGGGAAGCCGGGCCTCACGCTGCCGGCCGCGCCGTCGCTGCGCGCGCGGCTCGGCGCCGTATACGGCGCGCGCTACGCCGACGAGCTGCTCGACGTGGAGGACGTGGCGGGCGCGGTCGGCGTGACGGGCCTCGTCGAGCGGCCGGGCGACGTGGGCACGTCGGGCCGCCGCGTCTTCCTCTCGGTGAACGGGCGCGCGGTGCGCGACAATGGGCTCGTGCGGGCGGCCGAGGCGGCGTACCGCTCGACGATCCCCGCGGGGCTGCGGCCGTCGCTCTTCCTCGACGTCGTGCTGCCGGCGGCGGAGCTGGACGTCAACGTGCATCCCGCGAAGGCCGAGGTGCGCTTCGGCGACCGCTGGAACGTCGAGCGCGCGGTGGAGCGTGCGGTACGGCGCGCGCTCGGCACGCTCGACAGCGCGGCCGACGTCGGTGGGCGCGGGTGGTTCGCGGGCGGGTTGATGCCGCGCACGGCGCCCGCGCACAACCCGTGGGAGGCCAGCGGTCGTGACCTCTCGGCGCTGAACATCTCCGCGACGCCAGAGGTAGGGCTGTTCGCGACGGAGAGGGCGTCCGCCGATGCGCACGATCCGCGCGCGTTCGATGGCGCACCGGACGGTGCGCCGCCGCTGCCGTGGGAGACGCCGGAAGTCGCACCCGCCGCCCCGCGCGACGCCGCGGCGGACGAGGTGTCCGTGCCGCCGCTCGTCCAGCTGCGGCGCACGTACATGATGTTCGAGCGCGACGAGGGCGTCGTGCTCATCGACCAGCACTCGGCGCACGAGCGCGTGCTGTACGAGCGCTTCCTGGGCGCGATGGCGAGCGGCCAGTCGCCGTCGCAGCGACTGCTCTTCCCGCTGACGCTGCACCTCAGCCCCGCGCAGGCCGACGCGTTCGAGGCCAACCGCGACGCGCTGACGAAGCTCGGCTACGAGGTCGAGCCGTTCGGCGGCGGGTCGCTGCTGGTGCACGCGGTGCCGACGCCGCATCCGCGCTTCGACGCCGAGCGGTGCCTGCGCGACACGCTCGACGCGCTGACGGGCGACCGGCACGCGTCGACGCACGCGCGCCACGAGCGGCTGGCCGCGACGGTCGCGTGCAAGGCGGCGGTGAAGGCGGGCGACGCGCTCTCGCCCGACGAGATGCGCGCGCTGTTCGTCGCGCTCGCACGCACGACGCTCCCCGCCCACGACGTCCACGGCCGCGCGACGATCGTGCACCTCGGCTGGGACGAGCTCGAACGCCGGTTCGGCCGGGCGTGA
- the miaA gene encoding tRNA (adenosine(37)-N6)-dimethylallyltransferase MiaA, whose amino-acid sequence MSVLRAICGPTAAGKSALALRLAERVGAAIVSADSRQLYRGFDVGTAKPSAEELARVPHFGVDVAEPTERWSAARWADACDGWLAEAEAMGRAPLLVGGTGFYLRALAEPLFEEPPLDASRREALAVWLENLSLSELRRWVAVVDPARAHLQRTQLLRALEVALLTGHRLSDWHARAARPARHALRYLVVDPGPVLADRIAGRTDAMLAADWVDEVRRLMDRVPPDAIAWKASGYDAVRRHLQGELTLAETRELVVIETRQYAKRQRTWFRHQLPSSAVLRVNPDDPDADAIAAAWWCDGPSPLDEEHA is encoded by the coding sequence GTGAGCGTGCTGCGCGCGATCTGCGGGCCCACGGCGGCCGGCAAGTCGGCGCTCGCGCTGCGGCTGGCCGAGCGCGTGGGCGCGGCGATCGTCAGCGCGGACTCGCGGCAGCTGTACCGCGGCTTCGACGTCGGGACCGCGAAGCCGAGCGCGGAGGAGCTCGCGCGCGTGCCGCACTTCGGCGTCGACGTGGCGGAGCCGACCGAGCGCTGGTCCGCGGCGCGCTGGGCGGACGCGTGCGACGGCTGGCTCGCGGAGGCCGAAGCGATGGGGCGCGCGCCGCTGCTCGTGGGCGGCACGGGCTTCTACCTGCGCGCGCTGGCCGAGCCGCTGTTCGAGGAGCCGCCGCTGGACGCGTCGCGGCGCGAGGCGCTGGCGGTCTGGCTCGAGAACCTGTCGCTGTCCGAGCTGCGCCGCTGGGTGGCCGTGGTCGATCCGGCGCGCGCGCACCTGCAGCGCACGCAGCTGCTGCGCGCGCTCGAGGTCGCGCTGCTCACGGGCCACCGACTGAGCGACTGGCACGCCCGCGCGGCGCGACCGGCCCGCCACGCGCTGCGCTACCTCGTGGTCGATCCCGGGCCGGTGCTCGCCGACCGCATCGCCGGCCGGACGGACGCCATGCTCGCTGCCGACTGGGTGGACGAGGTGCGCAGGCTCATGGACCGTGTCCCGCCCGACGCGATCGCCTGGAAGGCGTCGGGGTACGACGCCGTGCGCCGGCACCTGCAGGGCGAGCTCACGCTGGCGGAGACCCGCGAGCTCGTCGTGATCGAGACGCGGCAGTACGCCAAGCGCCAGCGCACCTGGTTCCGACACCAACTGCCGTCGTCGGCCGTTCTCCGGGTGAACCCGGACGACCCCGACGCGGATGCCATCGCCGCCGCGTGGTGGTGCGACGGCCCTTCGCCCCTCGACGAGGAGCACGCGTGA
- the bshA gene encoding N-acetyl-alpha-D-glucosaminyl L-malate synthase BshA has product MKIGITCYPTYGGSGAVATELGIALAARGHEVHFITYQQPFRLPNFLPRIFFHEVDVGRYPLFEYPPYDLALAVRMHEVVRAHELDVLHCHYALPHATSAWIAREMLRDKGDDVQVVTTLHGTDITIVGQDPSFHAITKFSIERSDFVTAVSEYLRRETMAAFGCTGCNVEVIHNFVDPAVYDRTAHPPALSWLVPRGRKVIMHVSNMRPVKRVRDVVRTFAKVTAEVPSVLFMVGDGPERVDAEQEARALGVERQVHFLGKLEAVAPLLAGADLFLLPSASESFGLSALEALSSGVPVVASRAGGLAEVVRDGETGALCDVGDVDGMATASIAILRDPERWRAMSEAAAADARERFTLEKVVARYEALYERAIASRPQPAVRVERASRRTTPLGMPAVPTPAAVPAPVGAGAAVRDEADGPPSD; this is encoded by the coding sequence GTGAAGATCGGCATCACCTGCTATCCCACCTACGGCGGCTCGGGCGCCGTCGCGACCGAGCTGGGGATCGCGCTCGCGGCGCGCGGCCACGAGGTGCACTTCATCACGTACCAGCAGCCGTTCCGGCTGCCGAACTTCCTCCCGCGGATCTTCTTCCACGAGGTGGACGTCGGCCGGTACCCGCTGTTCGAGTACCCGCCGTACGACCTCGCGCTCGCGGTGCGCATGCACGAGGTGGTGCGCGCGCACGAGCTGGACGTGCTGCACTGCCACTACGCGCTGCCGCACGCCACCAGCGCGTGGATCGCGCGCGAGATGCTGCGCGACAAGGGCGACGACGTGCAGGTGGTGACGACGCTGCACGGCACCGACATCACGATCGTCGGCCAGGACCCGTCGTTCCACGCGATCACCAAGTTCTCGATCGAGCGCTCGGACTTCGTGACCGCGGTGTCGGAGTACCTGCGGCGCGAGACGATGGCGGCCTTCGGCTGCACGGGCTGCAACGTCGAGGTGATCCACAACTTCGTCGATCCGGCGGTCTACGACCGGACCGCGCATCCGCCGGCGCTCTCGTGGCTCGTGCCGCGCGGCCGCAAGGTCATCATGCACGTGTCGAACATGCGCCCGGTGAAGCGCGTGCGCGACGTCGTGCGCACGTTCGCGAAGGTCACCGCCGAGGTGCCGAGCGTGCTGTTCATGGTGGGCGACGGCCCGGAGCGCGTGGACGCCGAGCAGGAGGCGCGCGCCCTCGGCGTCGAGCGTCAGGTGCACTTCCTCGGCAAGCTGGAGGCGGTGGCGCCGCTGCTCGCGGGCGCGGACCTCTTCCTCCTCCCCAGCGCCAGCGAGTCGTTCGGCCTCAGCGCGCTCGAGGCGCTGTCGTCGGGTGTGCCGGTGGTCGCGAGCCGCGCGGGCGGCCTGGCCGAGGTGGTGCGCGACGGCGAGACCGGCGCGCTGTGCGACGTCGGTGACGTGGACGGGATGGCGACGGCGTCGATCGCGATCCTGCGCGACCCCGAGCGGTGGCGCGCGATGAGCGAGGCCGCCGCCGCCGACGCGCGCGAGCGCTTCACCCTGGAGAAGGTCGTCGCGCGCTACGAGGCGCTCTACGAGCGCGCGATCGCTTCGCGCCCGCAGCCGGCCGTGCGCGTCGAGCGCGCCAGCCGCCGCACGACCCCACTGGGGATGCCCGCGGTGCCGACACCCGCCGCCGTGCCCGCGCCCGTGGGCGCCGGGGCCGCGGTCCGCGACGAGGCGGACGGCCCACCGTCGGATTGA